Proteins encoded together in one candidate division WOR-3 bacterium window:
- a CDS encoding tetratricopeptide repeat protein — protein sequence MRIRHRVGKEELKEDKFQQTVEKVAEFYYADPKRFWIGVALGLLVIVGVILLLQNRPKPGINAEAELRLMDALGNYFQGNNEYAEQALKELAAKFGRDYAGVKAHYYLGSLYLRQQPPRVAEAKREFNIFLKKSGRDPVLNPAALMGLALCEEKQGNYLKAATLYEKVYRQFAQSPLGFEGMMQAGRCYRQAGALDKAEKVYNELLKKEKGSGPKVEEIRTELAFIQALKNRL from the coding sequence GTGAGAATAAGACACCGCGTGGGTAAAGAGGAACTTAAAGAGGACAAGTTCCAACAAACGGTTGAAAAAGTTGCCGAGTTCTACTACGCAGACCCCAAGCGGTTTTGGATCGGGGTTGCACTCGGGTTGCTGGTAATTGTCGGCGTGATTTTGTTACTTCAGAATCGTCCGAAACCGGGGATAAACGCCGAAGCCGAATTGCGGCTAATGGATGCCCTGGGAAATTACTTTCAGGGTAATAATGAGTACGCCGAGCAGGCGCTGAAAGAACTGGCGGCGAAATTTGGCCGTGATTACGCCGGGGTAAAAGCTCATTACTATCTCGGCAGTCTTTATCTTCGCCAGCAGCCCCCGCGCGTTGCTGAGGCAAAGCGCGAGTTTAATATCTTTTTGAAAAAATCGGGTCGAGACCCGGTTCTAAATCCAGCGGCGTTGATGGGTTTAGCGTTGTGCGAAGAGAAGCAAGGCAACTATCTTAAAGCGGCAACTCTCTACGAAAAAGTTTATCGGCAATTTGCGCAATCACCGCTGGGTTTTGAAGGAATGATGCAGGCTGGTCGATGCTATCGACAAGCAGGGGCGCTGGATAAGGCGGAAAAGGTGTACAACGAGTTGCTCAAAAAAGAGAAGGGGTCCGGTCCGAAAGTTGAGGAAATAAGAACCGAACTTGCCTTTATTCAGGCTTTGAAAAATCGGTTATAA
- the guaB gene encoding IMP dehydrogenase encodes MKEALTFDDVLLVPQRSYVLPAEVDISSRFSKGITLHLPLVSAAMDTVTEAKMAIAMARAGGIGVIHKNMTIEQQAAEVAKVKRAESSMIANPFSITPERTVAEVRDLFARHNISGLPVVDDEGRLIGIVTRRDLLFEDDGEKPVRTVMTSDGLVTAPEGIGFKRAKEILKKNRLEKLPIVDRQGRLKGLITAKDILKRVEHPYATVDSKQRLRCAAAVGTGKEALERARALVAAEVDAIVIDTAHGHQARVLETAKKLRRLFPQLEIVAGNVATAEGAIALAKCGVSAVKVGIGPGSICTTRVVAGVGVPQLSAIMDCAAALRRYRIPLIADGGIRFSGDVAKALAAGASSVMMGNLLAGTDESPGEDVLLEGRRYKVYRGMGSIDAMRRGSADRYFQESGVELVPQGIVGRVPYRGSVRDVLFQLEGGVRASMGFCGARNITEFQNRAKFVRITNAGLRESHPHSVTIIKEAPNYEVPQEDQLE; translated from the coding sequence ATGAAAGAGGCTTTGACTTTTGACGATGTTTTACTTGTGCCGCAGCGTTCTTATGTGCTGCCGGCAGAGGTTGATATCAGTTCCCGCTTCAGTAAAGGGATAACCTTACATCTACCACTGGTGAGTGCGGCAATGGATACGGTTACTGAAGCGAAAATGGCGATTGCGATGGCGCGGGCTGGTGGGATAGGAGTTATTCACAAGAATATGACGATTGAACAGCAGGCAGCGGAGGTGGCAAAGGTCAAGCGAGCTGAGAGTTCGATGATTGCCAATCCGTTTTCTATAACCCCGGAACGAACGGTTGCCGAGGTGCGCGATTTGTTTGCTCGTCACAATATTTCCGGTTTACCAGTTGTTGATGATGAAGGTAGGTTGATAGGTATCGTCACCCGACGCGACCTACTCTTTGAAGATGACGGAGAAAAACCCGTGCGAACCGTGATGACGAGCGATGGTCTGGTTACGGCACCGGAGGGAATTGGGTTTAAGCGGGCAAAGGAGATTCTCAAGAAAAACCGCTTGGAAAAGTTGCCGATAGTTGACCGGCAGGGAAGACTAAAAGGTTTGATTACCGCCAAAGATATCCTTAAAAGGGTTGAGCATCCGTATGCGACCGTGGACAGCAAACAGCGTTTGCGCTGTGCGGCTGCGGTGGGCACCGGTAAAGAAGCCCTGGAGCGGGCGCGGGCGCTGGTTGCGGCTGAAGTCGATGCGATTGTCATTGACACGGCGCATGGGCATCAAGCACGGGTGCTGGAAACAGCAAAGAAATTGCGCCGGCTTTTTCCCCAGCTGGAAATCGTTGCCGGCAATGTTGCGACCGCGGAAGGGGCGATTGCTTTGGCGAAATGCGGTGTCTCGGCGGTAAAGGTTGGTATCGGTCCCGGGTCTATCTGTACAACCCGGGTTGTTGCCGGGGTCGGTGTTCCGCAACTTTCCGCGATTATGGACTGCGCCGCAGCGTTGCGGCGTTATCGGATACCGTTAATTGCTGATGGTGGCATAAGATTTTCCGGTGATGTTGCCAAGGCGCTGGCGGCAGGGGCGTCATCGGTGATGATGGGCAATTTACTTGCCGGAACCGATGAGAGCCCGGGTGAAGATGTTTTACTTGAAGGTCGAAGATATAAAGTTTATCGGGGGATGGGTTCGATTGATGCGATGCGCCGGGGTTCGGCAGACCGATATTTTCAGGAGAGCGGTGTTGAGCTCGTGCCGCAAGGCATCGTGGGCCGGGTGCCTTACCGTGGTAGTGTGCGCGATGTCCTTTTTCAACTGGAAGGTGGGGTACGTGCTTCAATGGGGTTCTGTGGTGCCCGCAACATCACCGAATTTCAAAATCGGGCAAAGTTTGTGCGAATTACCAATGCAGGATTGCGCGAAAGTCATCCGCACAGCGTCACAATAATTAAAGAGGCACCTAACTATGAGGTGCCTCAAGAAGACCAATTAGAATAA
- a CDS encoding NADP-dependent malic enzyme, which yields MKKLSPVEIENLIAKAKKPAEDAMKLHPFYRGKIQIVPKCCVRDFNDFAIWYTPGVAAPCKAIQQDVNQSFIHTNRANTICVLTDGTRVLGLGDIGPEASMPVMEGKALLFKYLGGVDAVPIALRTKDPDEFIRTAKLLEPSFGGFNLEDIAQPKCFRILDTLRAELDVPVWHDDQQGTAAVTYAGLVNALKIVGKDIKKVKVAMLGAGASNIAIARVIIKGGVTPGNIIMCDSKGTLHKGRTELQEQFKEKWHMCQISNDENVRGTIADAMKGADVLIALSTPGPGVVKPEWIKAMAKDPIVFVCANPIPEIWPWEAIEAGARVVATGRSDFPNQVNNSLGFPGIFRGALDVNARTITDEMCIAAALELARVAEDRGLREDYLIPTMDDWEVFPREAVAVGMKAIEQGVARITMTREQLLKTATEKIKQAREMTQWLMKEGFILPAPA from the coding sequence ATGAAAAAACTGTCGCCGGTTGAAATCGAAAATCTAATCGCCAAAGCCAAAAAGCCGGCGGAAGACGCGATGAAGTTACATCCCTTCTATCGCGGCAAAATCCAGATTGTGCCCAAGTGCTGTGTCCGGGATTTTAACGACTTCGCCATCTGGTATACGCCGGGTGTCGCAGCACCCTGCAAAGCCATCCAGCAAGATGTAAACCAATCGTTCATCCACACCAACCGGGCAAACACCATCTGCGTCCTGACCGACGGCACCAGAGTTCTGGGGCTGGGTGACATCGGCCCTGAGGCGTCAATGCCGGTGATGGAAGGCAAGGCGCTACTGTTCAAATACCTGGGCGGGGTCGACGCCGTCCCGATTGCGCTCCGCACCAAAGACCCGGACGAATTCATCCGCACCGCTAAACTGCTTGAACCATCCTTCGGCGGTTTTAACCTCGAAGACATCGCCCAGCCCAAATGCTTCCGGATACTCGATACGCTGCGTGCCGAGTTAGATGTCCCGGTCTGGCATGATGACCAGCAGGGCACCGCTGCCGTTACATATGCCGGTCTGGTCAACGCCCTGAAAATCGTTGGCAAGGACATCAAAAAGGTAAAGGTCGCAATGCTGGGCGCCGGCGCCTCGAACATCGCGATCGCCCGGGTTATCATCAAAGGTGGTGTCACACCGGGTAACATCATAATGTGTGACTCCAAAGGCACTCTCCACAAAGGGCGCACCGAACTTCAGGAGCAGTTCAAGGAAAAATGGCATATGTGTCAGATTTCCAACGATGAAAATGTTCGGGGCACAATTGCCGATGCGATGAAAGGCGCCGATGTCCTCATCGCCCTTTCAACACCAGGTCCCGGCGTTGTTAAACCAGAATGGATTAAAGCGATGGCTAAAGACCCAATCGTCTTCGTCTGCGCCAACCCCATTCCCGAAATCTGGCCCTGGGAGGCGATTGAAGCCGGTGCCCGGGTCGTTGCCACCGGCCGCAGCGACTTCCCCAACCAGGTTAACAACTCGCTCGGTTTTCCGGGCATCTTCCGCGGTGCCCTTGATGTAAACGCCCGCACCATCACCGATGAAATGTGTATCGCCGCAGCACTGGAACTTGCCCGAGTCGCTGAAGACCGGGGATTACGCGAAGACTACCTGATTCCTACAATGGACGACTGGGAGGTATTTCCGCGAGAAGCGGTTGCGGTCGGAATGAAGGCGATTGAGCAGGGTGTTGCCCGGATTACGATGACGCGCGAACAGTTGCTAAAGACCGCCACCGAAAAAATCAAACAGGCGCGTGAAATGACCCAGTGGCTGATGAAAGAAGGGTTTATCCTGCCCGCACCGGCTTAA